A genomic segment from Peribacillus sp. ACCC06369 encodes:
- the cobM gene encoding precorrin-4 C(11)-methyltransferase, with the protein MKIFIVGAGPGDPDLITVKGLNILQTADVILYTDSLVNEELIAKAKPDAEVLKTAGMHLEEIVGIMVDRVKEGKLVARIHTGDPAMYGAIMEQIVLLKKEGIGYEVIPGVSSVFASAAAIGAELTIPDLTQTLILTRAEGRTPVPEFEKLRDLASHHCTIALFLSATLTKKIVKELQAAGWQDDTPVAVIQRATWPDQKIVRTTLVNLDDDMRKNGIRKHAMILAGWALDPNIHDKDEYRSKLYDASFTHGFRKGVKP; encoded by the coding sequence ATGAAGATATTTATTGTAGGCGCTGGCCCAGGAGATCCGGATTTGATTACTGTAAAAGGATTGAACATTCTTCAAACGGCGGATGTGATTTTATATACGGATTCGTTAGTGAATGAGGAATTGATTGCTAAGGCAAAACCGGATGCCGAGGTGCTAAAAACGGCTGGAATGCATTTGGAAGAAATTGTTGGCATTATGGTTGATCGGGTTAAAGAAGGAAAGCTGGTTGCCAGGATCCATACAGGGGATCCTGCCATGTACGGCGCAATCATGGAACAAATTGTCCTATTGAAGAAAGAAGGTATTGGTTATGAGGTGATCCCTGGCGTAAGTTCGGTGTTCGCCTCGGCAGCGGCAATAGGAGCAGAGCTGACTATCCCGGATTTAACCCAGACACTCATATTGACGAGGGCTGAAGGACGTACGCCTGTTCCGGAATTTGAGAAGTTACGTGATTTGGCTAGTCATCACTGTACGATTGCCCTCTTCTTGAGTGCGACCTTGACTAAAAAAATCGTTAAAGAACTCCAGGCAGCCGGTTGGCAGGATGATACTCCGGTCGCAGTCATTCAACGGGCAACATGGCCGGACCAAAAAATCGTCCGTACCACTTTAGTGAATTTAGATGATGATATGCGTAAAAATGGTATCCGCAAGCATGCAATGATTTTGGCTGGATGGGCGTTAGATCCTAATATCCATGATAAAGATGAATACCGTTCCAAACTATATGATGCGAGTTTTACCCACGGTTTCAGAAAAGGTGTTAAGCCATGA
- a CDS encoding cobalamin biosynthesis protein, protein MIIELKEEELAPIKRSHTYAIVAITKHGVELARKLHTVFSNSDLYYMSKFEKGDEEHKQIQLFSGSVRMLLPALFKEYKGIILIISLGAVVRMIAPILKDKKTDPGVVVIDDKGENVISVLSGHLGGANELSKEVAAALDAKAIITTASDVQKTIPVDLFGQRFGWVWDSAEKLTPVSASVVNEEHVAVVQESGERNWWSYETALPERIIVYPSIEEALQAKPQAALVVTHRMLSQPEKKILENGIVYRPQVIALGIGCNRGTAAAEIEQVIEETLAELSFSLKSVKAICTISLKKDEIGLIEVVKKYGWEFVYYEPEELNQAQIEAPSDTVFKYTGAYGVSEPAVRIYTKAEQLELVKKKSGNVTISVGIIPF, encoded by the coding sequence ATGATCATTGAATTGAAGGAAGAGGAACTTGCTCCCATTAAACGGTCACATACTTATGCGATCGTTGCGATTACAAAGCATGGTGTCGAGCTGGCACGAAAATTACATACCGTTTTTTCGAATTCCGATCTTTATTACATGAGCAAATTTGAAAAAGGGGACGAAGAGCATAAACAGATCCAGCTTTTTTCGGGAAGTGTCCGTATGCTTTTACCAGCTTTATTCAAGGAATATAAAGGAATCATTTTAATTATTTCACTCGGTGCAGTCGTGCGGATGATTGCACCAATTTTGAAGGATAAGAAAACGGATCCAGGTGTGGTTGTCATTGATGACAAAGGGGAAAATGTCATCAGTGTACTGTCAGGGCATCTTGGGGGAGCAAATGAACTGTCTAAGGAAGTTGCTGCTGCCCTTGACGCAAAAGCTATAATCACTACGGCTTCGGATGTACAAAAAACGATTCCTGTCGACTTATTCGGCCAGCGTTTTGGCTGGGTTTGGGATTCTGCAGAAAAATTGACGCCAGTAAGTGCGTCCGTTGTAAATGAAGAGCATGTTGCCGTTGTACAGGAGTCAGGTGAACGGAACTGGTGGTCGTATGAAACGGCATTACCTGAACGGATAATCGTATACCCGTCTATTGAAGAAGCGCTTCAAGCAAAGCCACAAGCAGCCCTGGTCGTGACTCACCGCATGCTTAGCCAGCCGGAAAAGAAAATCTTGGAAAATGGGATTGTCTACCGCCCTCAAGTCATTGCTCTCGGTATCGGGTGCAATAGAGGAACAGCGGCTGCCGAAATTGAGCAGGTGATTGAAGAAACACTAGCGGAATTATCGTTTTCCTTAAAAAGCGTTAAAGCGATCTGTACCATTTCCTTAAAGAAAGACGAAATTGGCTTAATTGAAGTTGTTAAAAAATATGGCTGGGAATTTGTTTATTATGAACCGGAAGAGCTTAATCAAGCTCAGATCGAAGCGCCATCCGATACAGTATTTAAATATACAGGTGCATATGGTGTGAGTGAACCGGCTGTCAGGATTTATACGAAAGCCGAACAATTGGAACTGGTTAAAAAAAAATCGGGGAACGTAACCATATCAGTTGGGATCATTCCTTTTTAA
- a CDS encoding cobyrinate a,c-diamide synthase, with translation MNDRRLVIAGTGSGVGKTTLTIGIMAALQKKGYTVQGFKCGPDYIDPTYHTAVTGRISRNLDSWMFEHDTVKEILNKAATGADISIIEGVMGFFDGKSPLSNTGSTAEISVITQSPVLLVVNCASMARSAAAIVKGFQDFSTGPNIIGVIANQVGSVGHYKIVKSAIEQECDVPVLGYMKREMDIDIPSRHLGLIPAIERGELNPFFDKLAQLVMGTIDIDQLYRLSKTRAVSSGNSNIFQPQNEKEVCIAVAKDAAFNFYYQENLELLEAYGANIKYFSPLKGEEVPMDADGLYLGGGFPEEFADELSGNVGAIRSIRTSIEKGMPTLAECGGFMFLSKSIETTSGETHQMAGMIPGRIKMQKKLAALGYREITGTSSNFLINETEQAKGHEFHYSTFEADDDLTHAYEAKGRFGSKQEGCVLGNLVAGYTHFHFASNPILAKNWINACLKQKNRFTQETINMEKVFFED, from the coding sequence ATGAACGATAGAAGATTGGTAATTGCAGGTACCGGAAGCGGTGTCGGAAAAACGACATTGACCATCGGAATCATGGCAGCCCTCCAGAAGAAAGGCTATACGGTTCAAGGGTTCAAATGTGGTCCTGACTATATTGATCCAACCTATCATACTGCAGTTACAGGACGAATTTCACGTAATCTTGACAGTTGGATGTTCGAACATGACACCGTCAAGGAAATTCTTAACAAAGCAGCTACTGGAGCTGATATATCGATCATCGAAGGAGTCATGGGCTTTTTCGATGGCAAAAGTCCTTTATCCAATACAGGATCGACCGCTGAAATCAGCGTCATCACGCAAAGCCCTGTCCTGTTGGTAGTCAACTGTGCCAGCATGGCACGGAGCGCGGCTGCCATTGTAAAAGGATTTCAGGACTTTTCGACCGGTCCGAACATCATTGGGGTCATTGCCAATCAAGTAGGAAGTGTAGGCCATTACAAAATCGTCAAATCAGCCATTGAGCAAGAATGCGATGTACCGGTGCTGGGATATATGAAACGGGAAATGGATATTGATATTCCTAGCCGTCATTTGGGCTTGATTCCTGCGATTGAACGCGGTGAACTTAACCCGTTTTTCGATAAGCTTGCACAATTGGTCATGGGAACGATCGATATCGATCAGTTATACCGTTTGTCAAAGACAAGGGCCGTTTCCAGTGGAAACTCAAATATATTTCAACCCCAAAATGAAAAGGAGGTGTGCATTGCCGTCGCAAAAGATGCAGCCTTCAATTTCTATTATCAGGAAAATCTTGAGTTGCTTGAAGCATATGGGGCGAACATCAAGTATTTTTCTCCATTAAAAGGGGAAGAAGTTCCAATGGATGCTGATGGCTTATACCTTGGAGGCGGTTTTCCTGAGGAATTTGCAGATGAACTTTCTGGGAACGTGGGTGCTATCAGATCCATCAGAACCTCCATTGAAAAGGGGATGCCGACCCTGGCGGAATGTGGGGGTTTCATGTTTTTGAGCAAATCGATTGAAACAACTTCAGGAGAAACGCATCAGATGGCAGGAATGATACCAGGCAGGATTAAAATGCAGAAAAAACTTGCGGCACTTGGGTATCGTGAAATTACAGGAACTTCAAGCAATTTTTTGATCAATGAAACTGAACAGGCAAAAGGTCATGAATTCCACTACTCGACATTTGAAGCGGATGATGATCTTACACATGCTTACGAAGCCAAAGGCAGATTCGGTTCCAAACAAGAGGGGTGTGTATTAGGTAACCTTGTTGCAGGGTATACACACTTTCATTTTGCTTCCAATCCAATATTGGCAAAGAACTGGATCAATGCTTGCTTAAAACAAAAAAACAGATTCACACAAGAAACCATCAACATGGAAAAGGTATTTTTTGAAGATTAA
- the cobA gene encoding uroporphyrinogen-III C-methyltransferase, with amino-acid sequence MKPGKVHLVGAGPGDPKLITVYGLECIQKADVIAYDRLVNPELLTYAKENAELVYCGKSPGKHHLIQNEIHELLVEKALQGKNVTRLKGGDPFVFGRGGEEAEILAANGIEYDIVPGITAGIAAPAYAGIPVTHREHASSYAIVTGHGRDYKGQDNLNWQALAQGIDTIAFYMGIGNMPFICEKLMEHGRDGKTPVAVIEWGTTDKQRTITGTLSSISLLAIKEEIQNPSIFLVGDVVQLREKIQWFERVIESESTFEGNESECPSFKN; translated from the coding sequence ATGAAACCGGGAAAAGTACATCTGGTCGGTGCGGGTCCCGGAGATCCGAAACTGATTACGGTATATGGGCTGGAATGTATCCAAAAGGCGGATGTCATTGCATATGACAGGCTTGTCAATCCAGAACTATTAACCTATGCTAAAGAAAATGCAGAATTGGTATATTGCGGAAAATCACCAGGGAAACATCATCTCATTCAAAATGAAATACATGAACTTTTAGTGGAAAAAGCATTACAGGGGAAAAACGTCACCCGTCTAAAAGGTGGAGATCCATTTGTCTTTGGTCGGGGCGGTGAGGAAGCAGAGATACTGGCTGCTAACGGAATTGAATATGATATCGTCCCAGGAATCACAGCGGGAATCGCAGCTCCGGCTTATGCGGGCATCCCGGTTACCCACCGTGAACATGCCTCAAGTTATGCAATTGTGACAGGACATGGCCGTGATTACAAGGGGCAGGATAACCTGAATTGGCAGGCATTGGCCCAAGGCATCGATACCATCGCTTTTTATATGGGAATAGGTAATATGCCGTTTATCTGTGAAAAATTGATGGAGCATGGCAGGGACGGTAAAACGCCAGTGGCTGTCATCGAATGGGGTACGACAGATAAACAGAGGACGATTACAGGTACTTTGAGTTCGATTTCTTTGCTGGCTATAAAAGAGGAAATTCAAAATCCGTCAATCTTTCTAGTAGGCGATGTCGTCCAATTAAGGGAGAAAATCCAATGGTTTGAAAGAGTGATTGAATCAGAGTCCACTTTTGAAGGGAATGAGTCGGAATGTCCATCATTCAAGAATTGA
- a CDS encoding nitroreductase, producing MSIIQELKERRAIRNYEEKEVEDQKIRQLLEAATYAPNDRLREPWSFYVIKGEAKQRYERLAEKYLHERFPTKPKLIDSSLEVVKTTPLIIVVTSDILPDDPDSSEDNVFASCCAVHSMWLAAKELGLGFVWRTRGVGLVRDERLHGFIGSPENKKVIGTIFVGYPKDDQPAPATKRTSYIEKTVWL from the coding sequence ATGTCCATCATTCAAGAATTGAAGGAACGCAGGGCAATAAGGAATTACGAAGAAAAAGAAGTGGAAGACCAAAAAATCAGGCAGTTATTGGAAGCGGCTACCTATGCCCCAAATGACCGTTTACGTGAACCTTGGAGTTTTTATGTGATCAAGGGAGAAGCGAAGCAACGTTATGAAAGATTGGCAGAAAAGTATTTACATGAACGCTTCCCGACCAAACCAAAATTGATTGATAGTTCACTGGAAGTCGTAAAGACGACACCGCTTATCATTGTCGTGACTTCCGATATATTGCCTGACGATCCGGATTCATCCGAAGACAATGTTTTTGCTTCTTGTTGTGCCGTCCATTCGATGTGGCTTGCCGCAAAAGAACTTGGTCTTGGATTCGTTTGGCGCACTAGGGGAGTGGGTCTTGTCAGGGATGAACGCCTGCACGGATTCATCGGTTCACCGGAAAATAAAAAAGTGATCGGCACCATTTTTGTCGGATATCCTAAAGACGATCAACCAGCTCCTGCTACTAAAAGGACTTCATACATAGAGAAAACAGTATGGCTATGA
- a CDS encoding cob(I)yrinic acid a,c-diamide adenosyltransferase, giving the protein MARRGLFLIYTGNGKGKTTASLGVTLRAIGRGMNVKFLQFIKSPERTYGEALALKKLGVEMEQLGIGFTWTKTPEEHRSALQLAWEKAKQALGDPDIDLLVLDELNNALAISKFPIEDVLPLTEIIDAIRNRPAHMHLVITGRDAKQELMEMADLVSSIEATKHYYDEGIGAVKGLEF; this is encoded by the coding sequence GTGGCACGCAGAGGATTATTCCTTATTTATACGGGAAATGGGAAAGGGAAGACGACTGCCTCATTAGGGGTGACTTTAAGGGCGATCGGCAGAGGAATGAATGTCAAATTCCTTCAGTTCATAAAATCTCCAGAGCGTACATATGGGGAAGCATTGGCTTTAAAGAAATTAGGAGTTGAAATGGAACAGCTAGGCATTGGTTTTACATGGACCAAAACACCAGAAGAGCATCGCAGCGCATTACAGTTAGCTTGGGAAAAGGCGAAACAGGCCCTTGGTGATCCTGACATTGATTTACTTGTTCTGGATGAGTTGAACAATGCGTTAGCCATCTCCAAATTCCCGATAGAAGATGTCTTGCCACTGACTGAAATCATCGATGCGATTCGTAATCGTCCCGCTCATATGCATTTAGTCATTACCGGTAGGGATGCCAAGCAAGAGCTTATGGAAATGGCGGATTTGGTTTCATCCATTGAGGCGACCAAGCATTATTATGACGAGGGTATCGGCGCTGTCAAAGGATTAGAGTTTTAG
- a CDS encoding cobyric acid synthase encodes MKARSIMIQGTSSDVGKSLICTAFCRVFSNKGLRVVPFKSQNMALNSFVTLDGGEIGRAQGVQAEAARITATTDMNPILLKPKQDMVSEVIVHGKHFLDMNAKSYRNQFVQEAMPIIRKSVEKLQDEYDIIVLEGAGSPAEINLKDRDIANMRMAKLADAAVILVADIDRGGVFASIIGTLALLDKDERDCVKGIIINKFRGMRELLDDGIEWLEKETGIPVLGVLPYLDVNIEAEDSLALSSLRFKKPKKAEFPIDVAVLRFPRISNFTDVDPFFDEPGVGVRLVSSVNELGNPDLLILPGTKNTMEDLEWMKHVGLDGAINELREQGTMIFGICGGFQMLGTKLFDPDAVEGNGENAEGLSLLPVETVFQAEKKTVQMEGVLSAGIMEGRMNLNGFEIHLGRTTLKSQVEPFLLLKDGREDGAISTDNKVMGTYLHGIFHNRLFTRLLVNQIRRNKGLDEVNENVQSDSERREEAYNLLASHLEENIDMDTIYQWLQLETTES; translated from the coding sequence ATGAAGGCACGATCCATCATGATACAAGGGACGTCATCCGATGTAGGGAAAAGTTTGATTTGTACGGCATTTTGCCGGGTATTTTCCAATAAAGGATTACGTGTTGTCCCATTCAAATCACAAAACATGGCTTTGAATTCTTTTGTAACCTTGGATGGCGGTGAAATCGGAAGGGCTCAAGGAGTACAGGCGGAGGCAGCGCGGATCACGGCAACAACGGATATGAATCCGATATTACTGAAACCGAAGCAGGATATGGTTTCGGAAGTCATCGTGCACGGTAAGCATTTTCTTGATATGAATGCAAAAAGCTATCGGAATCAATTTGTCCAAGAAGCCATGCCCATCATCCGTAAATCGGTGGAAAAGCTTCAAGATGAATATGACATCATCGTACTCGAAGGTGCAGGAAGTCCGGCTGAAATTAACCTTAAGGACCGGGATATTGCGAATATGCGAATGGCCAAACTCGCGGATGCGGCTGTCATTTTAGTGGCCGATATTGATCGTGGTGGAGTATTTGCGTCCATAATCGGGACGCTTGCCTTATTGGATAAAGATGAACGCGATTGTGTAAAGGGGATCATCATCAATAAATTTCGTGGCATGCGAGAACTGTTGGACGATGGCATTGAATGGTTGGAAAAGGAAACCGGGATTCCGGTTCTCGGGGTGCTTCCCTATTTAGATGTGAATATTGAAGCGGAAGATTCGCTAGCACTCTCTTCCTTACGTTTTAAAAAACCTAAAAAGGCTGAGTTTCCGATTGATGTAGCCGTCTTGAGATTTCCGCGGATTTCCAATTTTACAGATGTGGATCCTTTTTTTGATGAACCTGGAGTAGGTGTCCGGCTAGTAAGCAGTGTCAATGAGTTAGGTAATCCTGACCTTCTTATTTTGCCGGGTACAAAAAACACGATGGAAGATTTAGAGTGGATGAAACATGTGGGGTTGGATGGAGCCATCAATGAACTGCGTGAACAAGGGACGATGATCTTTGGTATATGCGGCGGTTTTCAAATGCTTGGGACTAAACTTTTCGATCCTGACGCTGTAGAAGGTAATGGTGAGAACGCAGAAGGGCTTTCGCTTCTTCCGGTGGAAACCGTATTTCAAGCAGAAAAGAAAACAGTACAAATGGAAGGTGTACTTTCTGCTGGGATAATGGAAGGTCGAATGAACCTTAACGGTTTCGAAATACATTTAGGCAGAACGACATTGAAGTCACAAGTAGAGCCCTTTCTTTTATTGAAGGATGGAAGAGAGGATGGAGCCATATCCACTGACAACAAGGTAATGGGAACATACCTTCATGGGATTTTCCATAATCGCTTGTTCACTAGATTACTAGTTAACCAAATTCGGCGGAACAAGGGGTTGGATGAAGTGAATGAAAACGTTCAAAGCGACTCGGAGCGTAGGGAGGAAGCGTACAATCTCTTGGCTTCCCATTTGGAAGAAAACATTGATATGGATACCATCTATCAATGGCTGCAGCTGGAAACTACAGAAAGTTGA
- a CDS encoding HU family DNA-binding protein, whose amino-acid sequence MNKTELVSSVAAQAELTKDDAKKVVDALFETITATLAKEEKIQLVGFGTFEVRDRAARTGRNPQTGEEIQIAASKVPAFKAGKELKEAVK is encoded by the coding sequence ATGAATAAAACAGAATTAGTGAGTAGTGTGGCAGCACAAGCTGAACTGACAAAAGACGACGCAAAAAAAGTAGTGGATGCATTGTTTGAAACAATCACGGCTACTCTTGCTAAAGAAGAAAAAATCCAATTAGTTGGTTTCGGTACATTTGAAGTGCGTGACCGTGCAGCTCGTACAGGAAGAAACCCGCAAACTGGCGAAGAAATCCAAATTGCAGCTAGTAAAGTACCCGCTTTTAAAGCAGGTAAGGAATTAAAAGAAGCTGTAAAATAA
- a CDS encoding protein kinase produces MRSIRKIYQFFVDIPLKKGVVLNNRYKVTSVIGTGSYGIVYLCNDLKTNENIVIKQLRTSKRRSKKELEQFESEISILRMLNHKNMPKFHEKFSQDGHVYFVMDFIKGDNLEDHIFLNHITFTEKESLLFLDDLVGLVSFLHNHDIFHQDLRIPNILLKDHHPILIDFGLSKRAVSANLAKESILEMKRQDFYDLGEILLYVLYTTYASKSKKALPWTEELSLEKETVHILKRLLSIHEPYSDIKELSMDLHAALESKNFN; encoded by the coding sequence TTGCGTTCCATTCGAAAGATCTATCAATTTTTTGTGGATATACCTTTAAAAAAAGGAGTGGTTTTGAATAACCGCTACAAGGTAACGTCTGTAATAGGAACAGGTAGCTACGGCATTGTTTATCTTTGCAATGATTTGAAAACGAATGAAAATATAGTGATCAAACAGCTCCGGACAAGTAAACGCCGCAGCAAAAAAGAGCTTGAACAGTTTGAGAGTGAAATCTCCATATTACGAATGTTAAACCACAAAAACATGCCCAAATTTCACGAGAAATTTTCACAAGACGGACATGTTTATTTTGTGATGGATTTCATTAAAGGGGATAATTTAGAAGATCATATTTTCTTGAATCATATAACGTTCACTGAGAAAGAGTCTCTACTTTTTCTTGATGACCTGGTGGGGTTAGTATCTTTTCTACACAACCATGACATTTTCCATCAAGATTTACGTATACCAAATATTTTACTTAAAGACCATCATCCCATCTTGATAGACTTTGGTTTGTCTAAACGGGCCGTTTCGGCCAATCTCGCAAAAGAATCCATTTTGGAGATGAAAAGGCAGGATTTTTACGATTTGGGGGAAATACTCTTATATGTACTTTATACGACGTACGCTTCCAAAAGTAAAAAGGCTCTTCCTTGGACAGAAGAGCTTTCGTTAGAAAAAGAAACCGTGCATATACTGAAAAGGTTATTAAGCATCCACGAACCTTATTCAGATATTAAAGAACTCTCAATGGACCTGCATGCTGCTTTAGAGTCTAAGAATTTCAATTAG
- a CDS encoding MaoC/PaaZ C-terminal domain-containing protein, which yields MSLTITDLFIGQVASLQRTFNESDVKLCNELTKDYSPIYQVNKEAWKSNFSKPVVPGLLTEGLITQVISEKLPGSACILLQKELVFYHPVHICDMISAELEIIDINLNRNWVTQKVTCFNQEGIEVIKGQVVIFVLSNQDIR from the coding sequence ATGAGTTTAACAATCACAGATTTGTTCATCGGCCAGGTTGCTAGTTTGCAACGCACATTTAATGAATCTGACGTAAAATTATGTAATGAACTAACAAAAGATTACAGTCCGATTTATCAAGTGAATAAAGAAGCATGGAAAAGTAATTTCAGCAAGCCGGTTGTACCTGGTTTGTTAACGGAAGGCCTTATCACTCAAGTGATCAGTGAAAAACTCCCTGGTAGTGCCTGTATACTTTTACAAAAGGAATTGGTCTTTTATCATCCAGTACATATATGCGATATGATTTCAGCTGAACTGGAGATCATTGATATTAATTTGAATAGAAATTGGGTTACGCAAAAGGTGACTTGTTTTAATCAGGAAGGAATTGAAGTCATTAAGGGGCAAGTTGTAATTTTTGTTTTAAGTAATCAAGATATTAGGTGA
- a CDS encoding sigma 54-interacting transcriptional regulator, with amino-acid sequence MENVKNVLRNWGSIEVDENGRVIGATADFYEYFMIMPTDLIGESITRVIHTSSTLSLKGLAHKHVFSGVISGHSCFIRVVRREAGTLYTIIIRQDELEYSDLVYFANSLEKNKAKKNSLLQSRYSFEEIVGKSEEIERVKELAARIATSSSTVLLTGETGTGKELFAQAIHSLSTRKAQPFVPVNCAAIPDELFESEIFGYEAGAFSGAKKEGKPGKIELAQNGTLFLDEISELPYQAQGKLLRVLQEREVERLGGTGTKNVDIRIIAATNRDLRTLIQEGKFRQDLYYRLYVFELKIPSLRERHEDILPLAYHFVEYFNNKLGSNVKEIDPKLQDWLIQYDWPGNIREIKAIIERGMNIVDGGTLTLDSIYFTPNFILEVPSAMDNSMSGTLDEVVGNAEKSAIQRALKDSEGDRSLAAQKLKIHVASLYRKIAKYKLK; translated from the coding sequence ATGGAAAATGTCAAAAACGTGTTAAGGAATTGGGGATCGATTGAAGTTGATGAAAATGGAAGAGTTATAGGCGCCACTGCTGACTTTTATGAATATTTCATGATTATGCCGACTGATTTGATAGGAGAGTCCATAACGAGGGTCATTCACACTTCTTCCACCCTTTCTTTGAAAGGTCTTGCTCACAAACATGTATTTTCTGGTGTGATCAGCGGACACTCTTGTTTCATAAGGGTAGTTCGACGAGAAGCTGGTACCCTTTATACAATAATCATCCGACAAGATGAACTGGAATACAGTGATTTAGTGTATTTTGCCAACTCTTTGGAGAAGAATAAAGCCAAGAAAAATTCCTTGTTACAAAGTAGATATAGCTTCGAAGAGATTGTAGGAAAGAGTGAGGAGATAGAGAGAGTAAAAGAGCTGGCCGCCAGAATAGCTACTAGCAGTTCAACCGTGCTGCTTACAGGGGAAACGGGAACGGGAAAGGAACTTTTTGCCCAAGCGATCCATAGTTTGAGTACAAGAAAAGCACAGCCTTTTGTGCCGGTAAATTGTGCCGCGATTCCAGATGAATTATTTGAATCGGAGATTTTTGGTTATGAGGCTGGCGCTTTTAGCGGGGCGAAAAAAGAAGGTAAGCCTGGAAAAATAGAATTAGCCCAAAATGGTACGTTGTTTTTAGATGAGATTTCAGAATTGCCTTATCAGGCTCAAGGTAAGCTATTACGAGTTTTACAGGAAAGAGAAGTGGAAAGACTAGGCGGGACGGGGACTAAAAATGTTGATATACGTATTATTGCGGCGACGAACAGGGATTTAAGAACCCTTATTCAAGAAGGAAAATTCCGCCAAGATTTATATTATCGACTTTATGTTTTTGAATTGAAAATTCCTTCTTTAAGGGAGCGGCACGAAGATATTCTTCCTCTGGCATATCATTTCGTCGAGTATTTCAATAACAAGTTAGGCTCCAATGTGAAAGAAATTGATCCTAAACTCCAAGATTGGCTTATCCAATATGATTGGCCTGGTAACATCCGTGAAATCAAAGCGATAATCGAACGCGGAATGAATATCGTGGATGGAGGGACTCTAACTCTGGATTCTATATATTTTACACCTAACTTCATATTGGAGGTTCCCTCAGCTATGGATAATTCTATGTCCGGTACGTTGGATGAAGTTGTAGGTAATGCTGAAAAATCAGCCATTCAGCGAGCATTAAAAGATTCGGAAGGGGATCGTTCTTTAGCAGCTCAAAAGCTGAAAATTCATGTTGCTAGTTTATATAGGAAAATTGCCAAGTACAAATTGAAATAG